One genomic segment of Nonomuraea coxensis DSM 45129 includes these proteins:
- a CDS encoding 2,3,4,5-tetrahydropyridine-2,6-dicarboxylate N-succinyltransferase gives MSDASTSSPIAPVIDELWERRAELSPKDDEARHLVIGAVDLLDAGVARTARLVDGELEVDERARRAILLAFKLLGMARSQVGDFHHQDRVPLKNSFEGVRVVPGAIARWGSYLAPGVVLMPSFTNIGAYVDENTMVDTWATVGSCAQIGKNVHLSGGVGVGGVLEPPNAVPVVVEDDALVGSRAMIVEGARVGRGAVVGAGVILSASIPVIDAETGEELARGRIPDWCVAVSGTRQREFPGGTFGLPCVLVIKRLEPGQRHDKAALNEVLREHGVNT, from the coding sequence ATGAGTGACGCGAGCACCTCCTCACCGATAGCGCCGGTCATCGACGAGCTCTGGGAGCGTCGCGCGGAGCTGTCACCCAAGGACGACGAGGCCCGCCACCTGGTGATCGGCGCGGTGGACCTGCTCGACGCCGGGGTCGCCCGCACCGCCCGGCTCGTGGACGGCGAGCTGGAGGTCGACGAGCGGGCGAGGAGGGCGATCCTGCTCGCCTTCAAGCTGCTCGGCATGGCCCGCTCGCAGGTGGGCGACTTCCACCACCAGGACCGCGTGCCGCTGAAGAACTCCTTCGAGGGCGTGCGCGTGGTGCCCGGCGCGATCGCCCGCTGGGGGTCCTACCTGGCGCCCGGCGTGGTGCTGATGCCGTCGTTCACGAACATCGGCGCGTACGTCGACGAGAACACCATGGTCGACACCTGGGCCACCGTCGGCTCCTGCGCCCAGATCGGCAAGAACGTGCACCTGTCCGGCGGGGTCGGCGTCGGCGGCGTGCTGGAGCCGCCCAACGCCGTGCCGGTCGTGGTCGAGGACGACGCGCTCGTCGGCAGCAGGGCGATGATCGTGGAGGGCGCGAGGGTCGGCAGGGGCGCGGTGGTGGGCGCCGGGGTGATCCTGTCCGCCTCGATCCCGGTGATCGACGCCGAGACCGGCGAGGAGCTGGCGCGGGGCCGGATCCCCGACTGGTGTGTGGCCGTGAGCGGCACGCGGCAGAGGGAGTTCCCCGGAGGCACGTTCGGGCTGCCGTGCGTGCTGGTGATCAAGCGGCTGGAGCCGGGGCAGCGGCACGACAAGGCGGCGCTCAACGAGGTGCTGCGGGAACACGGGGTGAACACCTGA
- a CDS encoding class I SAM-dependent methyltransferase, which yields MRYDTPSLERWNSRAYDSSFGYVSTQGAPLVDLLDPRPGERVLDLGCGTGVLTAQIAFRGAEVLGIDGSSAMIEKALAQYPGINFIVGDGHDFSVVDPYDAVFSNAALHWMSRDPGTVIANVREALTPGGRFVAEMGGAGNCAELTAAMLTAWREYGLREPELPWYFPSPAEYARRLEKEGFVVRLLEYFDRPTPLDECPGGAADWVRMFASSVLEGLPPEIVEPLLHRVNELAAPALRRETGWMADYVRLRFAAVRR from the coding sequence TTGCGATACGACACACCGAGCTTGGAGCGGTGGAACAGTCGCGCCTACGACAGCAGCTTCGGCTACGTCTCCACCCAGGGCGCGCCACTGGTCGACCTGCTGGATCCGCGGCCCGGCGAGCGGGTGCTCGACCTCGGCTGCGGCACCGGCGTGCTCACCGCGCAGATCGCCTTCCGCGGCGCCGAGGTCCTCGGCATCGACGGCTCCTCCGCCATGATCGAGAAGGCGCTGGCGCAGTACCCTGGCATCAACTTCATCGTCGGCGACGGGCACGACTTCTCCGTGGTGGACCCGTACGACGCGGTCTTCTCCAACGCGGCGCTGCACTGGATGAGCCGCGACCCCGGCACCGTGATCGCCAACGTGCGCGAGGCGCTGACGCCCGGCGGGCGCTTCGTCGCCGAGATGGGCGGGGCCGGCAACTGCGCCGAGCTGACCGCCGCGATGCTGACCGCCTGGCGCGAGTACGGCCTGCGCGAGCCCGAGCTGCCGTGGTATTTCCCCTCTCCCGCGGAGTACGCCCGCCGCCTGGAGAAAGAGGGTTTCGTCGTCCGGCTGCTGGAGTACTTCGACCGGCCGACCCCGCTCGACGAATGCCCTGGCGGAGCCGCCGACTGGGTGCGGATGTTCGCCTCGTCGGTCCTCGAAGGGCTGCCCCCGGAGATCGTGGAGCCCCTGCTCCATCGCGTCAACGAACTGGCGGCGCCCGCGCTTCGCAGGGAAACTGGCTGGATGGCCGACTACGTGCGTCTACGCTTCGCCGCCGTACGGCGCTGA
- a CDS encoding ABC transporter substrate-binding protein — protein MNVQAGSLKAGFSTIDRLAEAAKREGQLNVIALPREWVNYGEVIDAFADKYGIKVNELEPNASSRRQIEAAAQLKPDVFDLTLDVAVKEAARFAPYKVQGWLDVPDRVKDPSGAWYAAYGGYMSIGYDPRAVKAPASFADLLNPGYQVALDGDPLRSAAAFGGVMAASMRGGVPRPDQGVNLFARLKQAGRLTDLAKANTIVAWDHLNAARGAAHSDRWKVVIPRDGALGDYHVQAINKAAPHPAAARLWQEFLFSDEGQNLLQKGWARPTRGEAMAMKGTLDAEQAAKLPKAPGPPILLTIPQEDAGKAYLRKEWAKSVG, from the coding sequence GTGAACGTGCAGGCCGGCTCGCTCAAGGCCGGATTCTCCACCATCGACCGCCTCGCCGAGGCGGCCAAGCGCGAGGGGCAGCTCAACGTCATCGCGCTGCCCCGCGAATGGGTCAACTACGGCGAGGTCATCGACGCCTTCGCCGACAAGTACGGCATCAAGGTCAACGAGCTGGAGCCCAACGCCAGCAGCAGGCGGCAGATCGAGGCCGCCGCCCAGCTCAAGCCCGACGTGTTCGACCTCACGCTGGACGTGGCGGTCAAGGAGGCGGCCCGGTTCGCGCCGTACAAGGTGCAGGGCTGGCTGGACGTGCCCGACCGCGTCAAGGACCCGTCCGGCGCCTGGTACGCCGCCTACGGCGGCTACATGTCCATCGGGTACGACCCCCGCGCGGTCAAGGCCCCCGCCTCCTTCGCCGACCTGCTCAACCCCGGCTACCAGGTGGCGCTCGACGGCGACCCGCTCCGCTCGGCCGCCGCCTTCGGCGGCGTGATGGCGGCCTCCATGCGCGGCGGCGTGCCGAGGCCCGACCAGGGCGTGAACCTGTTCGCCAGGCTCAAGCAGGCCGGGCGGCTCACCGACCTGGCCAAGGCCAACACCATCGTCGCCTGGGACCACCTCAACGCCGCCCGCGGCGCCGCCCACTCCGACCGCTGGAAGGTCGTGATCCCGAGGGACGGGGCGCTCGGCGACTACCACGTCCAGGCGATCAACAAGGCCGCGCCGCATCCGGCCGCCGCCCGGCTGTGGCAGGAGTTCCTGTTCTCCGACGAGGGCCAGAACCTGCTGCAGAAGGGCTGGGCCCGTCCGACGCGCGGCGAGGCCATGGCCATGAAGGGCACCCTGGACGCCGAGCAGGCCGCCAAACTGCCCAAGGCGCCCGGCCCGCCGATCCTGCTCACGATCCCGCAGGAGGATGCCGGGAAGGCGTACCTGCGTAAGGAATGGGCCAAGAGCGTGGGATGA
- the fdxA gene encoding ferredoxin, whose translation MTYVIAQPCVDVLDKACIEECPVDCIYEGERMLYIHPDECVDCGACEPVCPVEAIFYEDDLPEQWKDYYKANVDFFEELGSPGGASKVGKIERDHPLVAALPPQGEDH comes from the coding sequence GTGACCTACGTCATCGCGCAGCCTTGCGTGGACGTCCTGGACAAGGCGTGCATCGAGGAGTGCCCCGTCGATTGCATCTACGAGGGCGAGCGCATGCTTTACATCCACCCCGACGAGTGCGTGGACTGCGGCGCGTGTGAGCCTGTATGCCCCGTCGAGGCCATTTTCTATGAGGACGACCTTCCCGAGCAGTGGAAGGACTACTACAAGGCCAACGTCGACTTCTTCGAGGAGCTCGGCTCGCCGGGCGGCGCCTCGAAGGTCGGCAAGATCGAGAGGGATCACCCCCTGGTGGCGGCGCTGCCGCCGCAGGGCGAGGATCACTGA
- the dapC gene encoding succinyldiaminopimelate transaminase, translating to MNNLPDFPWDRLEPYKERALAHPGGIVDLSVGTPVDPVPEIVRQALTGAANSPGYPFTHGTKALREAAAGWLRRRHGVEVDQRDVLPLIGSKEFVAWLPTYLGARRVVFPELAYPTYDVGARLAGAEGTASDSTLALGPERVDLVWVNSPGNPTGRVLPAEHLRKVVDWARERGAVVASDECYIELGWEEEPISVLHPDVCGGSHEGLLAVHSLSKRSNLAGYRAGFVTGDPALVKRLLEIRKHAGMLMPDPVQAAMTAALKDDAHADAQRERYAARRALLRPALEKAGWQIDHSTAGLYFWASNGQNAWDQVRKLSEIGILVAPGEFYGSAGERHIRIAVTATDERISAAVRRLQ from the coding sequence GTGAACAACCTGCCTGACTTCCCTTGGGACCGGCTGGAGCCGTACAAGGAGCGCGCGCTCGCTCATCCCGGCGGCATCGTGGACCTCTCGGTCGGCACGCCGGTCGATCCCGTGCCCGAGATCGTCCGGCAGGCGCTGACCGGGGCCGCGAACAGCCCCGGCTATCCCTTCACGCACGGCACCAAGGCGCTGCGCGAGGCCGCGGCCGGCTGGCTGCGCCGCCGCCACGGCGTCGAGGTCGACCAGCGGGACGTGCTCCCGCTGATCGGTTCCAAGGAGTTCGTCGCCTGGCTGCCCACCTATCTCGGGGCGCGCCGGGTGGTCTTCCCCGAGCTGGCCTATCCCACCTACGACGTGGGCGCCCGGCTCGCGGGGGCCGAGGGCACGGCCTCCGACAGCACGCTCGCGCTCGGCCCCGAACGGGTCGACCTCGTCTGGGTCAACTCGCCCGGCAACCCGACGGGCCGGGTGCTGCCCGCCGAGCACCTGCGCAAGGTGGTGGACTGGGCGCGCGAGCGCGGCGCGGTCGTCGCCTCCGACGAGTGCTACATCGAGCTCGGCTGGGAGGAGGAGCCGATCTCCGTCCTCCATCCCGACGTCTGCGGCGGCTCCCACGAGGGGCTGCTCGCCGTCCACTCGCTCTCCAAGCGCTCCAACCTGGCGGGCTATCGCGCCGGGTTCGTGACCGGCGACCCCGCCCTGGTCAAGCGGCTGCTGGAGATCCGCAAGCACGCCGGCATGCTGATGCCGGACCCGGTCCAGGCCGCGATGACGGCCGCGCTGAAGGACGACGCCCACGCCGACGCCCAGCGCGAGCGCTACGCCGCCCGCCGCGCCCTGCTCCGCCCCGCGCTGGAGAAGGCCGGCTGGCAGATCGACCATTCGACCGCAGGGCTGTACTTCTGGGCGTCCAATGGACAGAACGCCTGGGACCAAGTGAGAAAGCTTTCCGAAATCGGCATTTTGGTCGCGCCCGGCGAGTTCTACGGATCGGCAGGTGAGCGGCACATCCGCATCGCCGTCACCGCCACTGACGAACGCATCAGTGCGGCGGTGCGCCGCCTCCAGTAG
- a CDS encoding UvrD-helicase domain-containing protein codes for MPRLAIGPEFPRELSALAQPVRRDAVVALRRFLLNVAGAPHPERVRGARDPRVATLRLADGHRGVVVRRRDVYWLRTVLPDASAWSYARRHRYSVNPVLGVVEEWDAEALERVEPALRRSARSAGLFAPVCDGDLLSLGLDVRALPLFRLITTEADVAALEPLLPPTQHLPLAVLARGGSLAEAWRELDSWRAADEAGPIDPDDLYAALRRTPDQAAFAADKVALDRVLGAPEWCTFLHPAQHRLAKAPRYDRPVLVVGGAGTGKTVVALHRAAYLAAHGSGPVLLVTFSQGLAEELSARLDTLIEDEIVRKRIEVDNPERLALRIVADAEGRRPALVGPGARTLAQLTDEALRLLSLSTGDLLDDVEPGRKPYRHVVVDEAQDVSPAQWRLLRAVAPHAPDDLFVVGDPHQRVTDTRVALGAVGIPAEQHTLKVTYRLPQELLSFVVRLRGGGLATGLARSATGMYGYRATRNGERPLVRAYESAEEELAGLRAMVESWLADGVPPGEIAVGARTTRLVRQARKALEGLDVRAATFQHLKGLEFERVALVGVAEGVVPEPPPEDPGARARFLGRERSILFVACTRARAMLYISHYGRGSPFLPL; via the coding sequence GTGCCGCGGCTCGCGATCGGCCCTGAGTTTCCCAGGGAGCTCAGCGCACTGGCCCAGCCGGTGCGCAGGGACGCCGTGGTCGCGCTGCGCCGGTTCCTGCTCAACGTGGCCGGGGCCCCGCATCCCGAGCGGGTGCGGGGCGCCCGGGACCCGCGGGTGGCCACGCTCCGGCTGGCCGACGGGCACCGGGGGGTGGTGGTGCGCAGGCGGGACGTCTACTGGCTGCGTACGGTGCTGCCGGACGCCTCGGCCTGGTCGTACGCCCGCCGCCACCGCTACAGCGTCAACCCCGTCCTCGGGGTGGTCGAGGAGTGGGACGCCGAGGCCCTGGAACGTGTCGAGCCCGCCTTACGCCGCTCGGCGCGCTCGGCCGGGCTGTTCGCGCCGGTGTGCGACGGCGACCTGCTCTCGCTCGGCCTGGACGTGCGCGCTCTGCCGTTGTTCCGCCTGATCACGACCGAGGCCGACGTGGCCGCGCTCGAACCGCTGCTGCCGCCCACCCAGCACCTGCCGCTCGCGGTGCTGGCCAGGGGCGGCTCGCTGGCGGAGGCGTGGCGCGAGCTGGACTCCTGGCGGGCCGCCGACGAGGCGGGCCCGATCGATCCCGACGACCTCTACGCGGCCCTGCGCCGCACCCCCGACCAGGCCGCGTTCGCGGCCGACAAGGTGGCACTGGACCGGGTGCTGGGGGCGCCGGAGTGGTGCACGTTCCTGCATCCGGCGCAGCACCGGCTGGCCAAGGCGCCCCGCTACGATCGTCCCGTGCTGGTCGTCGGCGGCGCGGGCACCGGCAAGACCGTGGTCGCCCTGCACCGCGCCGCGTACCTCGCCGCGCACGGCAGCGGCCCCGTCCTGCTGGTCACGTTCTCGCAGGGCCTGGCCGAGGAGCTGTCGGCGCGGCTCGACACGCTCATCGAGGACGAGATCGTGCGCAAGCGGATCGAGGTGGACAATCCCGAACGGCTGGCGCTGCGCATCGTGGCCGACGCGGAGGGCCGCCGTCCCGCGCTGGTCGGGCCGGGGGCGCGGACCCTCGCCCAGCTCACCGACGAGGCGCTGCGGCTGCTGTCGTTGTCCACCGGTGACCTGCTGGACGACGTGGAGCCGGGGCGCAAGCCGTACCGGCACGTGGTGGTGGACGAGGCGCAGGACGTCAGCCCGGCGCAGTGGCGGCTGCTGCGGGCGGTCGCGCCGCACGCGCCGGACGACCTGTTCGTGGTGGGCGATCCGCACCAGCGGGTCACCGACACGCGGGTGGCGCTCGGCGCGGTGGGGATCCCGGCCGAGCAGCACACGCTGAAGGTCACCTACCGGCTGCCGCAGGAGCTGCTGTCGTTCGTGGTCCGGCTGCGCGGCGGTGGCCTCGCGACGGGGCTGGCGAGGAGCGCGACCGGCATGTACGGCTACCGCGCCACGCGCAACGGCGAGCGGCCGCTCGTCCGGGCGTACGAGTCGGCCGAGGAGGAGCTGGCCGGGCTGCGCGCCATGGTCGAGTCGTGGCTGGCCGACGGGGTGCCGCCGGGCGAGATCGCGGTCGGCGCGCGGACGACGCGGCTGGTGAGGCAGGCCAGGAAGGCGCTGGAGGGCCTGGACGTGCGGGCCGCGACCTTCCAGCATCTGAAGGGGCTGGAGTTCGAGCGGGTGGCGCTCGTCGGCGTGGCGGA
- a CDS encoding DUF4178 domain-containing protein, with product MSMTSMVVLGLSIALVLLLLIAFWATLRQDRRGRAGTPPPAVEVAPAESPMPAPTSGPMGAPVAAPTVPPNLPGRASTDYTDPRTLHVGDKIEVHGSPARVLGAMHISWQGQQWTEFLLRDGARRRQWLSVEVQPGDPPHLVVLLWTEVPTQGMVPAKSMLIMEGVEFFPVDRGTAAFRSEGDTGNPDRGLLDFADYRAGDGRLLSFERIQGRSWTASYAQPLPPGSISVIRRAS from the coding sequence ATGAGCATGACCTCCATGGTCGTTCTCGGGCTGAGCATCGCCCTCGTCCTGCTCCTGCTCATAGCCTTCTGGGCGACGTTGCGGCAAGACAGGAGAGGCCGCGCGGGCACGCCGCCGCCGGCGGTCGAGGTCGCGCCCGCGGAGAGCCCGATGCCGGCCCCGACGAGCGGGCCCATGGGCGCCCCCGTGGCCGCGCCCACCGTGCCTCCGAACCTGCCCGGCCGGGCCAGCACCGACTACACCGACCCCCGCACCCTCCACGTGGGTGACAAGATCGAGGTGCACGGCTCGCCCGCGCGGGTGCTCGGCGCCATGCACATCTCGTGGCAGGGCCAGCAGTGGACCGAGTTCCTGCTGCGCGACGGCGCCCGGCGCCGGCAGTGGCTGTCGGTCGAGGTGCAGCCCGGCGACCCGCCCCACCTGGTGGTGCTGCTCTGGACCGAGGTGCCCACCCAGGGCATGGTGCCCGCCAAGAGCATGCTCATCATGGAGGGCGTGGAGTTCTTCCCTGTCGACCGGGGCACGGCCGCCTTCCGCAGCGAGGGTGACACCGGCAACCCCGACCGGGGCCTGCTCGACTTCGCCGACTACCGCGCGGGCGACGGCCGGCTGCTCTCCTTCGAACGCATCCAGGGCCGGTCATGGACCGCCAGCTACGCCCAGCCCCTCCCGCCCGGCTCCATCTCCGTCATCCGCCGCGCCTCCTGA